The following coding sequences lie in one Catharus ustulatus isolate bCatUst1 chromosome 5, bCatUst1.pri.v2, whole genome shotgun sequence genomic window:
- the MRPL1 gene encoding 39S ribosomal protein L1, mitochondrial, whose amino-acid sequence MAAPSARCLWRGGVCSCPAALAPRCGWILPGLEQRLAVPAVVSPASARPYAAAAKAAKKDARRSRQEKEKEKPPPRRRPLMSKPVDDVYLTWLYRRPCYQLEQAVGMLKRFQELDFTHPKQFVYINVFLDMALQKKKKVDPFSSNVTLPHRFSDEVNKVLVFTENEQEAEVAREHGAAIVGGVELIKWILEDEIQADFYVAVPAIMPKLIPLRNKLKRKYPTTRRNSLGSDIPKMLQFFKECHEYAVEDENIIKTRIARLDMPTEHIIANLKTIINDICTFKPSSFDPIVRKLVIRSSTSEGLLLDLDGILPQVEKAEEKEEENAADEDQQKPVQESVST is encoded by the exons ATGGCGGCGCCCAGCGCCCGCTGCCTGTGGCGAG GCGGTGTTTGCTCTTGTCCCGCAGCACTGGCCCCGCGGTGCGGGTGGATCCTCCCCGGGCTGGAGCAGCGCCTCGCCGTCCCCGCCGTGGTGAGCCCTGCCAGCGCCCGGCCCTACGCGGCGGCAGCCAA AGCTGCCAAGAAAGatgccaggaggagcaggcaggagaaggagaaggagaagccCCCCCCTCGGCGGCGGCCGCTGATGAGCAAGCCCGTGGACGATGTGTACCTGACGTGGCTCTACAGGAGACCCTGCTACCAGCTGGAGCAGGCCGTGGGCATGCTCAAGAGgttccaggagctggacttcaCCCACCCCAAGCAGTTTGTGTACATCAACGTGTTCCTGGATATGGCACTGCAGAAGAAG AAAAAAGTGGATCCCTTTTCCAGCAATGTGACTCTTCCCCATCGCTTTTCGGATGAGGTGAACAAGGTTTTGGTGTTCACAGAG AATGAGCAAGAAGCTGAAGTGGCTCGAGAGCACGGAGCTGCCATCGTGGGAGGAGTTGAACTAATCAAATGG ATCTTGGAGGATGAAATCCAGGCTGATTTCTAcgtggctgtccctgccatcaTGCCCAAGTTAATTCCCCTGAGGAACAAACTGAAAAGGAAGTACCCCACCACCAGGAGAA attccctgggcagtgacaTTCCCAAAATGCTGCAGTTCTTCAAAGAATGCCATGAGTATGCAGTAGAGGATGAGAATATAATCAAGACAAGAATAGCCAGA CTGGATATGCCTACTGAGCACATAATTGCCAATCTGAAAACAATTATCAACGATATCTGCACCTTCAAACCGTCCAGTTTTG ATCCCATTGTGAGGAAGTTGGTTATCAGATCTTCCACCAGTGAAGGTTTGCTGCTGGACCTCGATGGAATCCTACCTCAGGtggagaaagcagaagaaaaagaagaggagaaTGCAGCTGATGAGGATCAACAGAAACCTGTCCAAGAATCTGTTAGTACCTGA